In Chloroflexota bacterium, one DNA window encodes the following:
- the phoU gene encoding phosphate signaling complex protein PhoU, whose protein sequence is MTRIGFDHELKQLQDELLALGSMVEKAVIKSIDSLKRRDLALARTVVEEDKFINHKRFAIEERCLKLLATQQPMAQDLRIIVAVLHTTVDLERMGDHAEGIARVSIRIGDDPLIKPLIDIPRMTDLALGMLRRALDAFTHRDSAAATRVCQEDDEIDALHEQIYRELLTYMLQDPRTIQQATYLTWVAHNLERIADRSTNIAEQVVFIVTGKREEIGSSKY, encoded by the coding sequence ATGACACGCATCGGTTTCGATCATGAGCTTAAACAGCTCCAGGACGAGCTTCTTGCGCTCGGCAGCATGGTGGAAAAGGCTGTCATCAAGTCCATCGACTCCCTCAAGCGCCGCGATCTCGCCCTGGCCAGAACGGTGGTGGAAGAGGACAAGTTCATCAACCACAAGCGCTTCGCCATCGAAGAGCGCTGCCTCAAGCTCCTGGCCACTCAGCAGCCCATGGCCCAGGACCTGCGCATCATCGTCGCCGTCCTGCATACCACCGTGGACCTGGAGCGCATGGGCGATCATGCCGAAGGCATCGCCCGCGTCAGCATCCGCATCGGCGATGACCCCCTCATCAAGCCCCTCATAGACATCCCGCGCATGACGGACCTGGCCCTGGGGATGCTCCGCCGCGCCCTGGATGCCTTCACCCACCGCGATTCCGCCGCCGCCACCCGCGTCTGCCAGGAGGACGATGAGATAGACGCCCTTCACGAGCAGATCTATAGGGAGTTGCTCACCTACATGCTCCAGGACCCGCGCACGATCCAGCAGGCCACCTACCTCACCTGGGTCGCTCACAACCTGGAGCGCATCGCGGACCGCTCCACCAACATCGCGGAGCAAGTCGTTTTCATCGTCACCGGCAAGCGCGAGGAGATCGGCTCCTCAAAGTACTAG
- the pstB gene encoding phosphate ABC transporter ATP-binding protein yields the protein MPIGDEPENADPMASETIALETKSLQVFYGSRLALDGISMKVAARRITAIIGPSGCGKSTLLRCFNRMNELLQGARIAGEVLFMGEDLYARDVDPTEVRYRIGMVFQKPNPFPKSIYDNVAFGPRINGNKGNLDELVEQSLRRAALWDEVKDRLKKSALELSGGQQQRLCIARALAVAPEVILMDEPASALDPLATLKIEDLMQELAKDYTIVIVTHNMQQAARVSDYTAFLTTEGGGAPGKLVEFGPKDVIFTNPRDQRTQDYITGRFG from the coding sequence ATGCCCATCGGCGATGAGCCGGAGAACGCCGACCCCATGGCCTCCGAGACCATCGCCCTAGAGACCAAGAGCCTTCAGGTCTTCTACGGCAGCCGCCTTGCCCTGGACGGCATCTCCATGAAGGTTGCGGCGCGCCGCATCACTGCCATCATCGGCCCTTCCGGTTGCGGCAAAAGCACCCTCCTGCGCTGCTTCAACCGCATGAACGAGCTCCTGCAAGGCGCGCGCATCGCCGGGGAAGTCCTCTTCATGGGCGAAGACCTCTACGCCCGCGATGTTGACCCCACGGAGGTCCGCTACCGCATCGGCATGGTCTTCCAGAAGCCCAATCCCTTCCCCAAGTCCATCTATGACAACGTCGCCTTCGGCCCGCGGATCAACGGGAACAAGGGCAATCTGGACGAGCTGGTGGAACAGTCCCTCCGCCGCGCCGCGCTCTGGGATGAGGTCAAGGACCGCCTGAAGAAGAGCGCCCTGGAGCTATCCGGCGGCCAGCAGCAGCGCCTCTGCATCGCCCGCGCCCTCGCCGTCGCGCCGGAGGTCATCCTGATGGATGAGCCGGCCTCCGCCCTCGATCCCCTTGCCACCCTTAAGATAGAAGACCTGATGCAGGAGCTGGCCAAGGATTACACCATTGTCATCGTGACGCATAATATGCAGCAGGCCGCCCGTGTTTCCGACTATACTGCCTTCCTCACCACGGAGGGTGGCGGCGCTCCCGGCAAGCTCGTCGAGTTCGGCCCCAAGGACGTCATCTTCACCAACCCTCGCGACCAGCGGACCCAGGACTACATCACCGGCCGGTTCGGGTAA
- a CDS encoding PstS family phosphate ABC transporter substrate-binding protein, producing the protein MLLTACSGDLGGRPTSAPQLTPYPTLTPSSGIRRMNGTVSVDGSSTVFPITEAAAEEFGGIAPRVRVTVGVSGTGGGFKRFCTGETDISNASRAIKDTEKQECLKRGIAYLELRIAFDGLSILVNPANTFVDYFTVDELKRIWEPGSAVSRWNQVRPNWPDQSIALFGPGTDSGTFDYFTEAIVGKARASRSDYTASEDDNVLIQGIAGQRNALGYFGYAYYVENKDKLRAVPIAVGAGTPVAPSHDSISIGAYKPLSRPLLIYVNVKSLREKDAVREFVKFYLNQSPALVDEVGYIQVPLPDFLEDIEQVRKTLSLA; encoded by the coding sequence CTGCTCCTCACCGCCTGTTCCGGCGATCTGGGGGGTCGGCCCACCTCCGCCCCCCAGCTCACCCCCTACCCCACGCTGACCCCTTCCTCCGGCATCCGACGCATGAACGGCACCGTCTCTGTGGATGGCTCCAGCACCGTCTTCCCCATCACGGAGGCCGCGGCCGAAGAGTTCGGCGGCATAGCCCCCAGGGTCCGCGTCACCGTCGGCGTCTCCGGAACCGGCGGCGGCTTCAAACGCTTCTGCACCGGCGAGACCGATATCTCCAACGCCTCACGCGCTATCAAGGACACGGAGAAACAGGAATGCCTGAAGCGAGGCATCGCCTATCTGGAGTTGCGCATCGCCTTCGATGGCCTTTCCATCCTCGTGAATCCTGCCAACACCTTCGTGGACTACTTCACCGTGGATGAGCTCAAGCGCATCTGGGAGCCCGGCTCCGCCGTCAGCCGCTGGAACCAGGTGCGTCCCAACTGGCCCGATCAATCCATCGCCCTCTTCGGCCCCGGCACCGATTCGGGCACCTTCGATTACTTCACGGAGGCCATCGTCGGCAAGGCCCGCGCATCCCGGTCCGACTATACGGCCAGCGAGGACGATAACGTCCTCATCCAGGGCATCGCCGGCCAGCGAAACGCCCTCGGCTATTTCGGCTATGCCTACTATGTGGAGAACAAGGACAAACTGCGCGCCGTCCCCATTGCCGTGGGCGCTGGGACACCCGTCGCCCCCTCGCATGACTCCATCTCCATCGGCGCGTACAAGCCGCTTTCGCGCCCGCTCCTTATCTACGTCAACGTGAAGTCCCTGCGCGAAAAGGACGCAGTCCGCGAGTTCGTGAAGTTCTATCTGAATCAATCGCCCGCTCTGGTTGACGAGGTGGGCTATATCCAGGTCCCCCTACCGGACTTCCTGGAAGATATCGAGCAGGTTCGCAAAACGCTTTCCCTGGCATAG
- a CDS encoding CoA transferase has protein sequence MSGALDGLTVLDLTQAIAGPFGTKHLADCGAKVIKIEKPSGDPARRAPPFYKDRPHPEGSGLFLYLNTNKLGITLDLKSAEGRALFKRLARKADLVVESYRPGTMERLGLSHRELLQENPRLGIISLSDFGQTGPYREYRLTELAAFGLTGPMFALGAPGKEPQKFAENSTLAITGLAVGNAAMAAAITSQRTGKGVSVDLSIAESFLATTETQMMSHFYSGEVAQRLGTAIRPQFLIGSYPCKDGYVAIQGVGRGESWWPRVFQMMGKPELSKDPRFKDSQAIMEHGDDFDAIWYTWLMEHTRKEIFDAAGEARFPIAPVYSSEDIYNDPHFNARGFFATIRHSHTGPIRYPTRPFRLHGTPNPPPQPAPRLGQHNAKVFCGMLGLPKRALATLKKKGVV, from the coding sequence ATGAGCGGCGCGCTGGACGGCCTGACGGTGCTGGACCTGACGCAAGCCATCGCCGGGCCCTTCGGCACGAAGCACCTGGCGGATTGCGGCGCGAAGGTCATCAAAATCGAGAAGCCTTCGGGCGACCCGGCGCGGCGTGCCCCGCCGTTCTACAAGGATAGGCCCCACCCTGAAGGAAGCGGCCTCTTCCTCTATCTCAACACCAACAAGCTCGGGATCACCCTTGATCTGAAGTCGGCGGAGGGACGCGCGCTGTTCAAGCGGCTGGCGCGGAAGGCGGACCTGGTGGTGGAGAGCTACCGCCCAGGAACGATGGAGCGGTTGGGGCTCAGCCACCGTGAACTGCTGCAAGAGAACCCGCGGCTGGGCATAATCTCCCTGAGCGATTTTGGGCAGACGGGGCCGTATCGCGAGTACCGCCTGACGGAGCTTGCGGCCTTCGGCCTGACGGGGCCGATGTTCGCGCTGGGCGCGCCGGGGAAGGAGCCGCAGAAGTTCGCGGAGAACTCGACGCTGGCTATCACGGGGCTTGCAGTGGGGAACGCGGCGATGGCGGCGGCGATCACCTCCCAGCGCACCGGCAAGGGCGTCTCTGTGGACCTCTCCATCGCCGAGAGTTTCCTGGCGACGACGGAGACGCAGATGATGTCCCACTTCTATAGCGGCGAGGTGGCCCAGCGGCTGGGAACGGCGATAAGGCCGCAGTTCCTCATCGGAAGCTACCCGTGCAAGGACGGCTATGTGGCGATCCAGGGCGTGGGGCGGGGCGAGAGCTGGTGGCCGCGGGTTTTCCAGATGATGGGAAAGCCGGAGCTTTCCAAGGACCCTCGCTTCAAGGACTCGCAGGCGATCATGGAGCATGGGGACGACTTCGACGCTATCTGGTACACATGGCTGATGGAGCATACGCGCAAGGAAATCTTCGACGCCGCAGGGGAGGCGCGGTTCCCCATCGCGCCGGTCTATTCATCGGAAGATATCTACAACGACCCGCACTTCAATGCGCGAGGCTTCTTCGCAACGATCAGGCACTCGCACACGGGGCCGATCCGCTACCCAACACGGCCCTTCCGCCTGCACGGGACGCCGAATCCTCCGCCGCAGCCCGCGCCAAGGCTGGGCCAGCATAACGCCAAGGTCTTTTGCGGGATGCTAGGGCTACCCAAGCGAGCGCTCGCAACACTCAAGAAGAAGGGAGTGGTGTAG
- a CDS encoding Lrp/AsnC family transcriptional regulator: protein MKKARRFPMQSLDSGGTMAVRCTTSPGRPAMRAYVLIEATIGKARDVAKALKGTPGVQECYLVTGPYDIVAIVEGKDANTVGKTVAERVHNVPGIARTVTCLALGI, encoded by the coding sequence GTGAAAAAGGCGCGACGGTTCCCGATGCAGTCCCTGGACAGCGGCGGTACAATGGCGGTGCGTTGCACAACCTCACCAGGGAGACCAGCTATGCGCGCATATGTGCTGATCGAGGCGACCATCGGCAAGGCGAGGGACGTGGCGAAGGCGCTCAAAGGGACGCCGGGCGTGCAGGAGTGTTATCTCGTGACCGGGCCATACGACATCGTGGCCATCGTTGAGGGGAAGGACGCGAACACGGTGGGCAAGACGGTGGCGGAGCGGGTGCACAACGTGCCGGGCATCGCGCGGACGGTGACGTGCCTGGCGCTGGGGATATAA
- the pstA gene encoding phosphate ABC transporter permease PstA, which translates to MRLTPPANLQKRKLKGKLYAGVLIAATLLGIVVLVTLLVRIFVVGIGHLDWQFITSFPSRFPEQAGIWSALMGTLWMMGFTLVFSVPLGVGAALYLEYYAPKNRWTDMVQTNISNLAGVPSIVYGLLGLTVFVRWMSLDRSVFAGSLTMTLLVLPITIIATNEALRATPSSLATASYALGAGKWQTIRRVILPYAFPGILTGVILSMSRAIGETAPLIMIGALTYIAFVPGSDGLLNAPLDPFTALPIQIFNWTSRPQAGFQEIAATGIIVLLIVLLAMNGLAIFLRDRFQKKIQD; encoded by the coding sequence ATGCGTCTCACGCCTCCCGCCAACCTGCAAAAGCGGAAGCTCAAAGGCAAGCTCTATGCGGGCGTCCTCATCGCCGCCACGCTCCTGGGCATCGTCGTTCTTGTCACCCTTCTCGTCCGCATCTTCGTCGTCGGCATCGGCCATCTTGATTGGCAGTTCATCACTAGCTTCCCCTCGCGTTTCCCCGAGCAGGCGGGCATCTGGTCCGCCCTCATGGGTACCCTGTGGATGATGGGCTTCACCCTCGTCTTCTCCGTTCCTCTCGGCGTCGGCGCGGCCCTCTACCTGGAGTACTACGCTCCCAAGAACCGCTGGACAGACATGGTCCAGACCAACATCTCCAACCTCGCGGGCGTCCCCTCCATCGTCTATGGACTCCTGGGTCTCACCGTCTTCGTCCGCTGGATGTCCCTCGATCGCAGTGTTTTCGCCGGCTCCCTCACCATGACCCTCCTCGTTCTGCCCATCACCATCATTGCCACCAACGAAGCTTTGCGCGCCACCCCCTCCTCTCTCGCCACCGCCTCCTACGCCCTCGGCGCGGGCAAGTGGCAGACCATCCGCCGCGTCATCTTGCCCTATGCCTTCCCCGGCATCCTCACCGGCGTCATCCTCTCTATGTCCCGCGCCATCGGCGAGACTGCCCCCCTCATCATGATCGGCGCCTTGACCTATATCGCCTTCGTCCCCGGCAGCGATGGCCTGCTCAACGCCCCCCTTGACCCGTTCACCGCCCTGCCCATCCAGATCTTCAACTGGACCTCGCGCCCCCAGGCAGGCTTTCAGGAGATCGCCGCCACCGGCATCATCGTCCTCCTCATCGTCCTGCTGGCTATGAACGGCTTGGCGATCTTCCTCCGCGACCGCTTCCAGAAAAAGATCCAGGATTAG
- a CDS encoding CoA transferase, giving the protein MAAPLPLEGIRVLELAEGWAGPMTAMWLGDLGAEVIKIEAIQRYDHARGQVNESRALPGYPNKSPGERPYDVAAAYIQANRNKLDATIDLSRTRGVALFKELVAVSDVVVTNMVTGVPEKMGIGYGDLAKIRPDLIMLISSGYGASGPYARRVTMGGAMDGIAGFTWLRHYPGQTPDTATFSIHTDVVTGMNNAMAVQMALFHRNRTGRGQVIETSGVEASIHQIHVSLMDYALNGQVRTAHGNGHESLAPYGCYPCAGNDRWLTITVYSKGQWRALCNAMGNPAWSREARFATMAERVKHREALHERIGEWTKGQEQMELMHRLQRAGIPAGAVYDQSQVARDPHYAERGAFQRVTLKGYGEYPIPTSPWTIAGRHAGARRPPPRLAEHNDYVFRELLHLRRETIEGLRREEYIGERPVQKAI; this is encoded by the coding sequence ATGGCTGCCCCACTTCCACTAGAGGGCATTCGCGTCCTGGAGCTGGCCGAAGGGTGGGCCGGGCCGATGACGGCGATGTGGCTCGGCGACCTGGGCGCGGAGGTCATCAAGATCGAGGCGATCCAGCGGTACGATCATGCGCGGGGACAGGTGAACGAATCGCGGGCGCTGCCGGGCTACCCGAACAAATCGCCGGGGGAGCGGCCGTATGACGTTGCGGCGGCCTACATCCAGGCGAACCGCAATAAGCTGGACGCCACGATTGACCTCTCCCGAACGCGGGGCGTGGCGCTGTTCAAGGAGCTCGTCGCCGTCAGCGATGTGGTGGTGACGAACATGGTGACAGGGGTGCCGGAGAAGATGGGGATCGGCTATGGCGACCTGGCGAAGATACGCCCCGACCTTATCATGCTCATCAGCTCAGGCTACGGAGCCTCCGGGCCGTACGCGCGACGGGTGACGATGGGCGGCGCGATGGACGGGATCGCGGGGTTCACATGGCTGAGGCACTACCCCGGCCAAACGCCGGACACGGCCACGTTCAGCATCCATACGGACGTAGTAACAGGGATGAACAATGCAATGGCAGTGCAGATGGCGCTCTTCCACCGCAATAGGACGGGAAGGGGACAGGTGATAGAGACGTCCGGAGTGGAGGCCTCTATCCACCAGATCCACGTCTCGCTGATGGACTATGCCCTGAACGGGCAGGTGCGAACGGCCCACGGCAACGGCCACGAGTCGCTCGCGCCCTATGGCTGTTACCCATGCGCCGGGAACGACAGGTGGCTCACCATCACGGTGTATAGCAAAGGGCAGTGGCGGGCGCTGTGCAATGCGATGGGCAACCCGGCGTGGTCGCGGGAGGCGCGCTTCGCCACCATGGCGGAGCGAGTGAAGCACCGGGAGGCGCTGCATGAGCGCATCGGGGAATGGACGAAGGGGCAGGAGCAGATGGAGCTGATGCACCGCCTCCAGCGAGCCGGAATTCCGGCCGGGGCGGTCTACGACCAGAGCCAGGTGGCGCGGGACCCGCACTACGCAGAGCGGGGGGCCTTCCAGCGGGTTACGCTGAAAGGGTATGGCGAGTACCCGATACCGACTTCGCCGTGGACGATAGCAGGCAGACACGCGGGAGCGCGGAGGCCCCCGCCTCGACTAGCGGAGCATAATGACTACGTCTTCCGTGAACTGCTACACTTGCGGCGCGAAACGATCGAAGGACTGCGACGGGAGGAGTACATAGGGGAGCGGCCGGTGCAGAAGGCGATCTAA
- the pstC gene encoding phosphate ABC transporter permease subunit PstC, with product MAQATEIVDRPPPQPGRLLSRRAGKRWDDALMPKLLFLCGLVSILTTIGIVVTLLTEAVSFFGEVSLKQFFFDTRWAPLFDPQHFGIWPLITGTLMVAAIAAVVAIPVGLATAIFLSEYAPNGLRRALKPTLEVLAGIPTVVYGYFALTFVTPHIIRNLPGPFADANIFNALSAGLVVGVMIIPMVASLSEDAMLAVPKSLRDGARALGATRFEVATRVVVPAALSGIIASFILALARAAGETMIVAIAAGATPNIEATPLESIQTMTGYIVQVSLGDTPHGTIEYKTIFVVGLMLFLMTLAMNLVGHWVVKRFREKY from the coding sequence ATGGCGCAAGCAACCGAGATAGTGGACAGGCCGCCCCCGCAGCCGGGCCGACTCCTCAGCCGGAGAGCCGGGAAGCGCTGGGATGACGCGCTTATGCCCAAGCTCCTGTTCCTCTGCGGCCTCGTCTCCATCCTCACCACCATCGGCATCGTCGTCACCCTGCTCACGGAGGCGGTCAGCTTCTTCGGCGAAGTCTCCCTCAAGCAATTCTTCTTCGATACCAGGTGGGCGCCCCTGTTCGATCCTCAGCACTTCGGCATTTGGCCCCTTATCACCGGCACGCTGATGGTCGCCGCCATCGCCGCCGTCGTTGCCATCCCCGTCGGCCTCGCCACGGCCATCTTCCTTAGCGAATACGCCCCCAACGGCCTTCGCCGTGCGCTGAAGCCCACCCTCGAAGTGTTGGCGGGCATCCCCACCGTCGTCTACGGTTACTTCGCCCTCACCTTCGTCACGCCCCACATCATCCGCAACCTTCCAGGCCCCTTCGCCGATGCCAACATCTTCAACGCCCTTAGCGCAGGCCTCGTCGTCGGCGTCATGATTATCCCTATGGTCGCCTCCCTCAGTGAGGACGCCATGCTCGCCGTTCCCAAGTCCCTCCGCGACGGCGCCCGTGCCCTCGGCGCGACGCGCTTCGAAGTCGCCACCCGCGTCGTTGTCCCGGCCGCCCTCTCCGGCATCATCGCCTCCTTCATCCTCGCCCTCGCCCGCGCCGCAGGCGAGACGATGATCGTCGCTATCGCCGCAGGTGCGACTCCCAACATTGAAGCGACGCCGCTCGAGAGCATCCAGACCATGACCGGCTACATCGTCCAGGTCAGCCTCGGCGATACGCCCCACGGCACCATCGAATACAAGACCATCTTTGTCGTCGGCCTCATGCTCTTCCTCATGACCTTGGCCATGAATCTCGTCGGCCATTGGGTCGTCAAGCGCTTCCGGGAGAAGTATTAA
- the ruvB gene encoding Holliday junction branch migration DNA helicase RuvB: protein MAERITSAKGKQDETALETSLRPRKLDEYVGQGKTKENLKIAIDAAKKRDEALDHILLYGPPGLGKTTLANIVAAEMGVNIRITSGPAIERPGDMAAILTNLKARDILFIDEIHRLGRGIEEVLYPAMEDFALDIVIGKGPTARSIRLKIPRFTLIGATTRYAMMSAPLRDRFGSVYRLDFYTPGDLEAILDRSSKLLSIPIDRQAVTEIAKRSRGTPRVANRLLKRVRDFGEVVTKGRVTQAVAVDALSRLEVDELGLDKMDHQVLQAVIEKFGGGPVGLETIATSIAEEADTIMDVYEPFLMQLGFLGRTPRGRVATKRAYEYLKIPYPHKNGPDTLQPSLLND from the coding sequence GTGGCTGAACGCATCACTTCGGCAAAGGGAAAACAGGACGAGACAGCGCTGGAGACGAGCCTGCGCCCGCGCAAGCTCGATGAGTACGTGGGCCAGGGGAAGACCAAGGAGAATCTCAAGATCGCCATAGACGCGGCGAAGAAGCGGGATGAGGCACTGGACCACATCCTGCTGTACGGGCCGCCGGGGCTGGGGAAGACGACGCTGGCGAATATCGTGGCGGCGGAGATGGGCGTCAACATCCGCATCACGTCCGGCCCGGCCATCGAGCGTCCCGGGGACATGGCGGCGATCCTCACGAACCTGAAGGCGCGAGACATCCTGTTCATTGACGAGATCCACCGTTTGGGGCGAGGCATCGAAGAGGTGCTGTACCCGGCGATGGAGGACTTCGCGCTGGACATCGTGATCGGCAAAGGGCCGACAGCGCGGAGCATCCGGCTGAAAATCCCGCGCTTCACGCTCATCGGCGCGACGACGCGCTACGCGATGATGAGCGCACCGCTCCGCGACCGATTCGGCTCGGTCTACCGCCTCGACTTCTACACACCAGGCGACCTGGAGGCGATCCTGGACCGCTCTTCCAAGCTGTTGAGCATCCCGATAGACAGGCAGGCGGTCACGGAAATCGCCAAGCGCTCGCGGGGGACGCCGCGGGTGGCGAACCGCTTGCTGAAGCGGGTGCGGGACTTCGGCGAGGTGGTGACGAAGGGTCGAGTGACGCAGGCGGTGGCGGTGGACGCCCTTTCGCGGCTGGAAGTGGACGAGCTGGGCCTGGACAAGATGGACCACCAGGTGCTGCAGGCGGTCATCGAGAAGTTCGGCGGCGGGCCGGTGGGGCTGGAGACGATCGCGACGTCCATCGCGGAAGAGGCGGACACGATCATGGACGTCTACGAGCCGTTCCTGATGCAGCTGGGCTTCCTTGGCCGCACACCGCGCGGGCGCGTGGCAACGAAGCGGGCCTACGAGTATCTGAAGATCCCCTACCCGCACAAGAACGGGCCGGACACGCTGCAGCCTTCGCTGCTGAACGATTAG
- a CDS encoding thioesterase encodes MAKPLDPGMSVEETIETRPGMGVKHVGPVEMLSTPSMIGMMEGVCLKVLQQSLEGSITSVGYHVDVKHLAPHPVGKPVRVKSTFVNSDGRRYTFQVQAYSGEVKIGEGTHTRVAVDPSKFRQRPPGS; translated from the coding sequence ATGGCAAAGCCACTAGACCCGGGAATGAGCGTGGAGGAGACGATCGAGACACGGCCCGGGATGGGCGTGAAGCATGTGGGGCCGGTGGAGATGCTCTCCACCCCGTCAATGATCGGGATGATGGAGGGCGTCTGCCTGAAGGTGCTTCAGCAATCGCTAGAGGGGAGCATCACCTCGGTGGGGTACCACGTGGATGTGAAACACCTGGCGCCGCACCCCGTGGGCAAGCCGGTACGTGTGAAGTCCACCTTTGTGAACAGCGACGGGCGCCGCTACACGTTCCAGGTCCAGGCCTATAGCGGCGAGGTGAAGATAGGCGAAGGAACACATACGCGGGTAGCCGTTGACCCGAGCAAGTTCAGACAGAGGCCGCCGGGCTCGTAG